One Pan paniscus chromosome 16, NHGRI_mPanPan1-v2.0_pri, whole genome shotgun sequence DNA segment encodes these proteins:
- the ATOSA gene encoding atos homolog protein A isoform X5 has product MKPDRDTLDEYFEYDAEEFLVSLALLITEGRTPEYSVKGRTESFHCPPAQSCYPVTTKHECSDKLAQCRQARRTRSEVTLLWKNNLPIMVEMMLLPDCCYSDDGPTTEGIDLNDPAIKQDALLLERWILEPVPRQNGDRFIEEKTLLLAVRSFVFFSQLSAWLSVSHGAIPRNILYRISAADVDLQWNFSQTPIEHVFPVPNVSHNVALKVSVQSLPRQSNYPVLTCSIHTNIGLYEKRIQQHKLKTHQHHNANEAEQCGTNSSQRLCSKQTWTMAPESVLHAKSGPSPEYTAAVKNVKLYPGTGSKSDHGTSQANILGFSGIGDIKSHETSVRTLKSFSTVDSSISNRQSFWQSAGETNPLIGSLIQERQEIIARIAQHLIHCDPSTSHVSGRPFNTQESSSLHSKLFRVSQENENVGKGKETFSMTFGSPEFSSPEDTNEGKIRLKPETPRSETCISNDFYSHMPVGETNPLIGSLLQERQDVIARIAQHLEHIDPTASHIPRQSFNMHDSSSVASKVFRSSYEDKNLLKKNKDESSVSISHTKCSLLGDISDGKNLIPNKYFTSFKNNSKEKCSLKHQTRNQCQNNPSEIIQSTYQETQNKSSSLSTSSILSQHKENNLDLTSRFKEQEMSNGIDKQYSNCTTIDKQICTNKYKEKIINENYNPKFFGNLQSDDSKKNDSKIKVTVLEMSEYLNKYESMSSNKDSKRPKTCEQNTQLNSIENYLNKDNEGFKCKKSDQLKNEQDKQEDPTNEKSQNCSQRRSIKDCLSTCEQPKNTEVLRTTLKHSNVWRKHNFHSLDGTSTRAFHPQTGLPLLSSPVPQRKTQSGCFDLDSSLLHLKSFSSRSPRPCLNIEDDPDIHEKPFLSSSAPPITSLSLLGNFEV; this is encoded by the exons ATACTCTGGATGAATATTTTGAATACGATGCAGAGGAGTTCTTGGTCTCTTTGGCCTTGCTGATAACAGAAGGACGAACACCTGAATATTCTGTAAAAGGTCGAACAGAAAGCTTTCATTGCCCTCCAGCACAGTCTTGTTACCCAGTAACTACCAAACATGAATGTAGTGACAAGCTGGCCCAG TGCCGCCAAGCCAGACGAACTAGGTCTGAGGTCACATTGTTGTGGAAGAATAaccttccaatcatggtggaaatgATGCTACTACCAGACTGCTGCTACAGCGATGATGGGCCCACCACAGAGGGAATTGATCTAAATGATCCTGCAATTAAGCAAGATGCATTATTATTAGAAAGATGGATCTTGGAGCCAGTTCCTCGACA AAATGGTGACCGATTTATTGAAGAGAAGACGCTTCTGTTGGCTGTCCgctcatttgtgtttttttctcagtTAAGTGCATGGCTGAGTGTTTCTCATGGTGCTATTCCACGAAATATTCTCTACAG AATCAGTGCTGCTGATGTAGACCTACAGTGGAATTTTTCACAGACTCCAATTGAGCATGTGTTTCCTGTTCCCAATGTTTCTCACAATGTTGCCTTGAAAGTCAGTGTTCAGTCCTTGCCCAGACAATCTAATTATCCAGTTTTGACGTGCAGTATTCACACTAATATTGGCCTTTATGAGAAAAGAATTCAACAGCATAAACTTAAAACTCATCAGCACCATAACGCAAATGAAGCAGAACAATGTGGTACAAACAGTTCACAGCGTCTGTGTAGCAAACAAACCTGGACCATGGCACCTGAAAGTGTGTTACATGCAAAAAGTGGCCCAAGTCCAGAATATACTGCAGCTGTCAAAAATGTCAAACTATATCCAGGCACTGGCAGTAAATCTGACCATGGGACATCTCAAGCCAATATTCTAGGCTTTAGTGGTATAGGCGATATAAAATCACATGAAACATCAGTGAgaactttaaaatcattttcaacgGTTGATTCCAGTATCTCTAACCGCCAGAGTTTCTGGCAGTCAGCTGGTGAGACTAACCCTTTAATAGGCTCTTTAATTCAGGAGCGGCAAGAAATCATTGCAAGAATTGCCCAACATTTGATTCATTGTGATCCAAGCACTTCACATGTTTCTGGACGTCCGTTTAATACTCAAGAGTCTAGTTCACTCCATTCAAAACTTTTCCGGGTTTCACAAGAAAATGAAAACGTGGGAAAAGGTAAAGAAACTTTCTCCATGACTTTTGGTAGTCCAGAGTTTAGTTCCCCAGAAGACACCAATGAGGGGAAAATTCGACTAAAACCAGAAACTCCTCGAAGTGAAACTTGTATTTCTAATGACTTTTATTCTCATATGCCTGTTGGAGAGACTAATCCTTTGATAGGCTCTTTACTCCAGGAGCGGCAAGATGTTATTGCAAGGATTGCTCAACACTTGGAGCACATTGATCCAACAGCATCACATATCCCCCGGCAGTCATTCAACATGCATGACTCCAGTTCGGTTGCATCTAAAGTGTTTAGGAGTTCATATGAAGACAAAAATTTGTTGAAGAAAAATAAGGATGAGTCGTCAGTTTCCATTTCTCACACAAAATGTTCCTTGTTAGGAGACATCAGTGATGGGAAAAACTTaatacctaataaatattttacttcttttaaaaataatagtaaagaaAAGTGTTCTTTGAAACATCAAACAAGAAATCAGTGTCAGAACAATCCTAGTGAAATCATCCAAAGTACATATCAGGAGACACAGAACAAAAGTTCTAGTTTATCGACTTCCTCAATTTTGTCTCAGCACAAAGAAAATAACTTAGATTTGACAAGCAGATTCAAGGAGCAAGAAATGAGCAATGGAATTGATAAACAGTATTCAAATTGCACCACTATTGACAAACAGATTTGTACAAATaagtataaggaaaaaataataaatgagaactATAATCCAAAATTCTTTGGCAATCTTCAGTCTGATGATTCCAAAAAAAatgactcaaaaataaaagttactgtGTTGGAAATGTCTGAATATTTGAACAAATATGAAAGCATGTCCTCAAATAAAGACTCAAAAAGGCctaagacatgtgagcaaaataCTCAACTTAATAGCATAGAgaattatctcaataaagataATGAAGGTTTCAAATGTAAAAAGTCagaccaattaaaaaatgaacaagataAGCAAGAAGATCCAACTAATGAAAAATCCCAAAACTGTTCTCAGAGAAGAAGTATAAAAGACTGTTTGTCTACATGTGAGCAACCAAAAAATACAGAGGTATTG AGGACTACACTGAAACATTCAAATGTGTGGCGAAAACATAATTTTCATTCCTTGGATGGAACTTCAACCAGAGCCTTTCATCCTCAAACTGGATTGCCTCTTCTTTCAAGCCct